ATGGCAAAAGATATATATGGTGAAATGTCAAATGAATACATATATTATCTTAACGAATTAGGTGGTTCGGCAAAATATATAGGAGAATATGAATTAGGACTTAAGAGTTTAGAAGAAGCGCTTTCTTTAATTGAAAAAAGAGAAAGTAATAGATCAGTTGCATATGGAACCTCTTTATTAAATATGGCTGAAGTATATAGATTTAGAGGAGATTTAGATAAAATAGAAAAAATATATTTAGAAGTTTTATCTATATTTGAAGAAAATAAGATGCAAAAAGAATATATTTATGCAGGTCTTTGTAATAATATAGGGTTATTTTATCAAAATACCAATAGAATAGAGGAAGCTATTCCATATCATGAAAAGAGTTTAAATATCTTAGTTGATATGCCAGATCATTTAGTAGAGCTTGCTACAACATATAATAACCTTGTTATGCCATATAAAGAAGTAGGTAAACTTAAACAAGCATATTCTAATTTAGATAATGCTTTAGAAATATATGAAGTGACTTTAGGTAAAGAACATTCTATGTATGGAGCTGCTTTAAATAATAAGGCAATACTTAAATTTGAAGAAGGAGAATATGTAAGTGCATTAAATATATTTGAAATGGCCTTAGATATTACAAAAAAATCATTTGGAGAAAATAGTTTAAATTATCAAAATCTTCTATCTAATGTTGAATATATTAGGGATTTAGTAAAGAAAACTCAAAAAGAAGTAGAAATAGAAGTAACTAGTGATTCAAAACTTATGGATATTTCAAGAGAATATACTAAAAAATATATATTGCCAAAAATTAAAGAAAAAAATGAAGAACTTTTATCTAAGATAACTATAGGATTAATAGGTGAAGGTTCAGAAGTTATGGGTTATGACGATGAATATTCAAGAGATCATGACTTTACATTTATGCCTGTAATCTTATTAAACATTGAAGATTATGAAAAATATTCAAAAGAATTAGAAGATATTTTATTATCTTTACCTCAAGAATTTTTAGGTATAAAACATGTTAATAATGATGTAGTAAATGAAAGACGTGGAGTTAAAAAAATAGGGGATTATCTATATAAGTTTATAGGGAAAGAAGAAGCTTCTTTAACTATAGAAGATTATAGAAGAATACCAGAACATGCCTTATTTGCTCTAACTAGTGGAGAAATATTTTATGCTGGAAATAATGAATTTACATCTATACTTGAAGCTTTAAAATATTATCCAAATATAATTAGAGAAAATAAAATAGCTACAGTATGTACTCGTATTGCACAAAGTGGACAATATAATTATTTAAGATTAATGAAAAGAGAAGATAAAATAGCTGCTAATATGGCTAAGAGTGTATTTATTGAAAATGTAATACATTTAGTATATTTATTAAATTCTAAATATATGCCTTTCTATAAATGGTCAGCTCGTGGATTAAAAGATTTACCTATACTTGGTAAAGATATGGAAAAGAGAATACTTGAATTAATTGATAATACAATACTTGATAAACATCAAATGTCAAATAGAATAGAAGAAATTTGCTATTTTCTTGTAGAAGAAATTAAAAAACAAGGACTAAGTAAAGAAAAAGGATATTTCATGGTAAATCACGCAATGTGGATACAAAGAAACATAGATGATGAATTTTTAAAATTATGGACACCGTTTGAAGATTAGGAGAAGTTATGGAAAGAGCAGAATTAATTAATGAAATTATAGCTAGAGAATGGGAAATGTTTAAAGTGTTAAAAAATACAGGAGGCCCTGCTGAATGTCAAAATAATAAACCAGAATTTGAAGTTATGAGAAGAGGGCAATGGGATAATTTGCCTGAAAATATATTACAAAGTTATTTAATAGATTTAAAAAAAGCGGAAGAAGTTGGTAGAAACTTATTAGAAGAAAAGTATATCAGAATGATGGAATTTTCAGCACCGGAAGAATTTGAAGGAGTTAAAGATTTGCTGCCAGTTTTATCACCTGGAATAGAAGTATTAATTAATAAAATAGAAAAAACATATCTTGCATGGGGAGATGAGTTTGAAGCAAAATATCCTAAATTTTCAAAATTATGTAGACCTTTAAGAAGAGAAGGAGACATGCCAGAAAGAGCATCAGTACAAACATATTTAAGAGGAGAATTATGTAGTTATTCATTAAAAACAGTCTTATTTTACTCAGACTATATAGAAGATTGTGTTAAAAAAGGGATAAACTTAATTTACGAAACTCATAGTGAAGTTGTAAAAATGAAAGGATTTGAATCTATAGATGCAGTTGAAAATTCACTTGTAATATAGTAGTAAAATATGATAAAATTATATATAAAAACAAAAAATAGGAGGAAAAATGTTAAAAATTACTTTGCCAGATGGAGCAATTAGAGAAATTGAAAACATGAGTGTTATAGAATTTACAAAATCTATATCAACAAGCTTAGCTAAAAAAACAGTTGGAGCTATCTTTAATGGCACGCAAGTAGACATTACATATAACTTAGATAAAGATGGAACTATAGAATTAATAACAACAGATAGTGCTAAAGGATTAGAAATATTAAGACATAGTACAGCTCACGTTATGGCTGAAGCTGTTATGAGCTTATTTCCTACAACAAAAGTAACTATAGGACCAGCTATAGAAAATAGATTCTATTATGACTTTGATACAGAAAGACCATTTACTGAAGAAGATTTAGCAAATATAGAAAAAGAAATGAAAAGATTAATTAAATTAAATGAAAAATTCTCAAGAACAGTTTGGTCAAGAGAAGAAGCTAGAAAACATTTCGAAAACGAAGGACAAAACTATAAAGTAGAAATACTTGATTCTTTAGAAGGAGATGAATTTAGTATCTATACTCAAGGTAACTTTACTGACTTATGTAGAGGAACTCACTTACCTTCAACAGGATACATTAAAGCATTTAAATTATTAAACTCTGCAGGTGCTTACTGGAGAGGAGATTCTAATAATAAAATGTTACAAAGAATTTATGGAACAGCTTTCTATAGCCAAGATGAGTTAGATGCATATATCAAACAAGTTGAAGAAGCAGAAAGAAGAGATCATAGAAAACTTGGTAAACAATTAAACTTATTCTTCTTAGATGAACATGGACCAGGATTCCCATTCTTCATGCCTAAAGGAACAAGATTATTCAATAGATTACAAGAATTATGGAGAATAGAACATAACAAACAAGGTTATGATGAAATTAAAACTCCGATAATGTTAGATAAAGAATTATGGGAAATTTCAGGGCACTGGTTCAATTATAGAGAAAATATGTATACATCTGAAATAGATGAAAAAATTTATGCTATTAAACCTATGAACTGCCCAGGTTCAATTATTGCATATAAAAACAACTTACATTCATATAAAGATTTACCATTAAAATATGCTGAAATGGGACATGTACATAGACATGAATTTTCTGGAGCTTTACATGGATTAATGAGAGTTAGAGCATTTACTCAAGATGACGCTCATATTTTCTGTACACCAGATCAAATTAAAGACAGCATTAAAGAAATAGTTGGATTATATGACAAATACTACAGATTATTTGGATTTGATTTCCACGTTGAACTTTCAACTAAACCTGAAAAAGCAGTTGGAGATGACAAAGTTTGGGAAATTTCTGAAAAAGCTTTAGAAGAAACATTACAAGAATTAGGAATTGAATATAGAATAAATCCAGGAGATGGAGCGTTCTATGGTCCTAAGATAGACTTTAAAATGAAAGATTCAATAGGAAGAATTTGGCAAACTGGAACTATACAGCTTGACATGAACTTACCTGCAAGATTTAACATGAGCTACATAGGTAAAGATGGAGAAAAACACGAACCAGTAATGATACATAGAGCTATGTTTGGATCTCTTGAAAGATTTATGGGAATCTTAATAGAACACTATGCAGGAGCATTCCCTGTATGGCTTGCACCAACTCAAGTTAAAATCATGACTATATCTGAAGAACAAGTAGAATATGCAACAGCATTACATAAGAAATTACTTAACTTAGGCATAGGTGCAGAACTTGATACTAGAGATGAAAAGATTGGATACAAAATTAGAGAAGCTAATGGAGATCAAAAAATACCGGTACAATTAGTAATAGGTAAAAATGAAGTGTTAGAAAATACAGTAAATGTTAGAAGATTTGGATCTACTGACAGTGTAACTAAAAATGTTGATGAATTCATTACAGAATTGTTAGAGGAAATTAATATTAAATTCTAGTTACTGAAAGGAGTTTGAATGTATAACGATAGAGAGTTAGATAGTAGAATTGAAATTGGTATACTTGGTTCATATTTATGGATGGGTATAGGGTTATTAATTACTTTTGGTATTATGTATGCATCATTATTTAATGTGCAGTTAGTACAAATATCTGTTACATTAAATAGATTTGCATTCTTAATTATTATTGCAATTGCATTACTTATGAGGTTTGTTGTTGCAAAAGCAAGTGCTATGGTTTTAAGATTAGTGTTTATTGCATATTCATCATTTTTAGGAATACTTTTAATTCCAATAATGTATGTATATGAAACTGCATCAATACTTACTATACTTGGTGGTTCAGCTGCTATGTTTATAGGTATGAGTGCTTATGGTTATTTTACTCAAAATAACTTGGAAGGATATTCAAAATATCTATTTGGTGGAGTACTAGGGATTATTGTAATGTCACTATTAAATAGTTTCTTATTTAGAAACAATATGGTAGAGATAGTAATATCTATATTAGGATTAGTGATATTTATAATATATACAGCAGTAGATACACAAAGAATTAAATCAATGTTACTTGAAGCACATTATCAAGGTGATATAGAATTAATGGATAAAGTACAGATATTTGGAGCTTTAATGCTTTATCTTGACTTTATTAACATTTTCCTATATTTACTATCATTATTTGGTAAAAGAAGAAATTAATATATTGGGCCTTTTTAGGCCCATTTTTATTGTAAAACCTTTAAAAATATGATAAAATATAGAGTAATAAAGAGAGTGGAGTAAGTAATTTTAAAGAACTTTTAGATAAGAGTTTTTTAATGTTATTTGCTCACTCTTTAAATAAAAAATAGGAGGACAAAAATGTTTGACAAAAAAGTATACATTTTAGATGTAGCGGGTAAAGAAGTTAAAGTAGAAACTGGAGAAATTGCTAGACAAGCAGGAGGATCAGTTGTAGTAACTAAAGGTGGAACTACTGTTTTAGTTACAACTACTAGAAGTAAAGAAGTAAAAGATGGACAAGACTTCTTCCCATTAACTGTAGACTATATAGAAAAATTCTATGCTACAGGTAAATTCCCAGGAGGGTTTATTAAAAGAGAATCTAAACCATCTACTGAAGAAATTTTAATATCAAGATTAATTGATAGACCAATAAGACCTTTATTCCCTGAAGGATTCTTTAATGCGGTACACGTAGTAATTAACGTAATAAGTTATGATGGTATTAATATGCCAGAAGATATTGCAACTATAGGGGTATCATTTGCTTTAGGATTATCAGATATTCCATTTAGCGGTCCAGTAGCAGGAGTTACTGTAGGATATATGAATGGAGAATATGTAATTAATCCAGATAAAGCACAAAGAGATAACATGGATATCTATTTATCAGTTGCTGGTACTAAGACTGCAATAACAATGGTTGAAGCAGGAGCAAATGAAGTAACTGAAGAAGAAATGTTAAATGCAATTATGCTTGGGCATGAAGCAATTAAAAATATATGTGAACAACAAGAAGCTATCTTAAATACTTTAGGTGTTCAAAAAATGGAATTTGCTGGTATCTCATATGATGAAAGAGTTACAACTTTCTTAGATAAATATCAAGGAGATTTAAAAAATGCAATATTAGTTCCTGGTAAACTTGAAAAGTATGAGGCAATAGATAATTTATGTGATTCATTACTTTCAAGCTTTAAATTAGAGATTGCTAAAGAAATGTTAGCAAAAGAAAAAACAGATGAAGAAAGATTATTAGAATTAATAGGTGAAAATAAAACTAAATCTATGGATGAATTAGTTAAAGAATTCAAAAAATATTATCATGATTTAGAAAAGAAAATTGTAAGAGAGTTAATAATTTTTGATAAATATAGAGCAGATGGAAGAAAAATTGATGAAATAAGACCATTAAATACTCAAATAGATGTATTACCTATGCCACATGGTTCAGCTTTATTTACTCGTGGAGAAACTCAAGCTTTAGTAGTTGCAACATTAGGTTCTAAAGAAGATGAACAAATAATTGATGGTATGGAAGGAGAATATAATAAGAAATTCTTCTTACACTATAACTTCCCACCATTCTCAGTTGGAGAAGCTGGATTTATGAGAGCACCAGGAAGACGTGAATTAGGACATGGAAACTTAGCTGAAAGAGCTCTTAAAGCAGTTATGCCATCAGTTGATGATTTCCCATACACAGTAAGAGTAGTTTCTGAAATTACAGAATCAAATGGATCTTCATCTCAAGCTTCAATTTGTGGTGGATCACTTGCATTAATGGCGGCTGGTGTACCTATAAGAGGAACAGTTGCAGGTATAGCAATGGGATTAATTAAAGAAGAAGAAAACTTTACAGTACTTACAGATATACAAGGATTAGAAGATCATTTAGGAGATATGGACTTTAAAGTTGCAGGGACTAAAAAAGGTATAACTGCAATACAAATGGATATTAAGATTGAAGGAATCAATAAGGAAATAATGGAAATTGCATTAACTCAAGCACATAAAGGAAGAATGCATATAATCGATGTTATGGAAGCGACTATTCCAGCACCAAGACCTAATTTACCTGAAAATGCACCTAAGATAATTAACTTAAGAATTGATCCAGGTAAGATAGCTGCATTAATTGGACCAGCAGGGAAAGTTATTAAATCTATCATTGAAGAAACTGGAGTTAAGATAGATGTTGAAGATGATGGAAGAGTAGCAATATTTGGTATAGATCAAGCTATGATGGAAAGAGCATTTGAACTTGTAAATCAATATACATTAACAGTAGAACTAGATAAAGTATACAAAGGAAGAATTACAAAACTGGCTAAATTTGGAGCGTTCGTAGAACTTGCACCAGGTACAGAAGGACTATTACATATTTCAGAAATTTCTCATAAGAGAATTAAACAAGTTGAGGATGTATTAAATGTTGATGATATGGTGGATGTTAAAGTAATAGCTATTGAAGATAACAATAAATTTAGTTTAAGTATGAAAGCATTAATTGAAAAGGAAACAGAAGAAGTTAAAGAAGAAAAAGTAAACGAAGGAGAGTAAGGGTATGTTAAACAAAATGAATTTGCCTAACAAATTAACTATAGTTAGAATAATATTAACACCAATATTATTACTACTTATGTTATTTAAATATGAAGGGAATCATGGAACATTCTCAGCTGTAATGTTACACGTATTAGTTGTTTTACTATTTGCAGGAATAGCATTAACAGACTTTTTTGATGGATATATTGCAAGAAGAGATAACTTAGTTACAAATTTTGGGAAATTACTAGACCCTATAGCTGATAAAGTATTTGTTTTCTCAGTTTTAATAGTTTTAGTAAAATACAATTTATTATCAATTTGGTTAGTATTAATATTACTTACAAGAGAGTTTGTAGTAGTAGCAATTAGAATGGTAATATTAGAAAATGGTGGAGAAGTTGTAGCAGCAAGTTCTTCTGCAAAACTTAAAACAGCAACACAAATGATAGCTTTACTATTTGCAATCATGTTCCCATTTGGGAAAATTGTTAATTCTATAGTATTGTTACCTGCAGTAGTATTTTCTATTATTTCAATGATAGAATACTATGACCTTGTTAAAAAATATATAGGGGAGGACATATAAATTGGAATTTAAACAAAGTATAGAAGAAGTTTTAAAAAATCAAGAAGTTGATAGAAACTTAGGTCTTACTGAAGCAGAAGCTGCAAGAAGACTTGAAAAATATGGTGAAAATAAATTAGAAGAAGGTAAGAAAAAAACATTACTTGCTAGATTTGTTGATCAATTAAAAGACGTTTTAATTTATGTATTAATAGTTGCATCTATATTAAACGTAATAGCTCATTATCCAGATGGATTTACTGAAGCTGGAATAATATTAATGGTAGTATTAATTAATGCTGTAGTTGGAGTAGTTCAAGAAGCAAAAGCTGAAAAAACACTTGAAGCATTAAAGAAATTATCATCTCCAAAAGCTGTAGTTAAAAGAGAAGGAAAAATATATGAAATTGATTCTAAATATTTAGTTCCTGGAGATATTTTAGTTATAGATGCAGGTAGATATATACCAGCAGATTTAAGATTAATAGAAACACAAAATTTACAAGTTGAAGAATCTGCATTTACAGGAGAATCACATGTAGTTACTAAAGATGCAGACTTCATGACAGATCAAGATACATTACCTATGGGTGATAAGTTAAACTTAGCTTACTCATCAACTCTTGCTACATATGGTAGAGGAGAAGGTATAGTAATATCTACTGGAATGAATACAGAAATAGGTAAAATTGCAAAAGCTTTAAATAGTGATGAAGATAGTACTACACCTTTACAAAAGAAACTTGATAAATTAGGTAAGACTTTAGGATACATAGCTATAGTAGTGTGTATAGTTATCTTTGGATTAGGAGTAATTCAAGGAAGAGGTGCAGTTGAAATGATGATTACAGCAGTTTCACTTGCTGTTGCTGCTATACCTGAAGGATTAGTAGCTATAGTTGCTATAGTACTTTCAACAGGTGTTACTAGAATGAGTAAAAATAAGGCAATAGTAAAAAGATTACCTGCTGTTGAAACATTAGGTTCAGTTAATGTAATTTGTTCAGATAAAACTGGTACATTAACACAAAATAAGATGACTGTAGTTAAAGAATACTCTATGGATAATAGTGAATTATTAATGAAAGGTTTATCTTTATGTTCAGATGCAACAACTACAGTAGGGGATCCTACAGAAATAGCTTTAGTTGTTTATGCTGAAAAACATGGATATACTAAAGAAGATTTAAATAATCAATACAAACGTGTAAATGAATATGCATTTGATTCTGATAGAAAATTAATGTCAACTTTACATGAAAATGGAAATGAATATATTTCATTTACTAAAGGTGCTATAGATAACATCTTAAATATATGTAAATATATCAAAATTGGAAATGAAGTAGTAGAAATTACTGAAGAGCATAAAGTACAAATTCTAGAGAAAAGTATAGAAATGTCTAATGATGCTTTAAGGGTTTTAGGATTAGGATATAAGGATAGTCCTGTATACTTAGAAAGTGAAGATTTAGAAAATAACTTAACTTTAGTTGGTATAGTTGGTATGATAGATCCTCCGAGAGAAGAAGTTAAAGCTTCAATACTTACTGCACAAAAAGCAGGAATAAAAGTTGTTATGATTACAGGAGATCATAAAAATACAGCAGTTGCAATAGCTAAAGAATTAAATATTGCAAAAGATATTTCAGAAAGTATAACTGGGCCTGAAATAGATAAATTAGATAAAGAATATTTCTATGAAAATGTAGAGAAATATTCAGTATTTGCAAGGGTTTCACCTGAGCATAAAGTTAATATAGTTGAAGCATTAAAATTAAAAGGAAATGTAGTATCAATGACAGGAGATGGAGTTAACGATGCGCCATCACTTAAAAAAGCTGACATAGGTGTTGCTATGGGTATTACAGGAACTGATGTTTCTAAAGGTGCTTCTGATATGATATTGCTAGATGATAATTTTACAACTATAGTTAAAGCAGTAGAAGAAGGAAGAAATATATATAATAACATTAAGAAAACAATAATGTTCTTACTTTCATGTAATTTAGGGGAAGTAATCTGTATATTCTTTGCTACATTACTTGGTTTACCAATACCATTAGTTGCTACTCAGTTATTATGGATTAACTTAGTTACAGATACATTACCAGCTATCTCATTAGGTCTTGATCCAGGTAATAAAATGGTTATGAATGAGAAACCACGTTCTCCAAAAGAAAGTTTCTTTGCAAGAGGAGCTGCAACACGTGCATTAGTTGGAGGAACTTTAATAGGGTTATTCACTTTACTTGCATTCTATATTGGTTTAAGAGAAGAAGGATTTACAACTCTTGCTCAAATTAGAACATTAAGTGAAGGAGATTCAGCTCTTACACATGCAAGAACTATGGCGTTTATAGTGCTTACTGTCTCTCAATTATTCTATTCATATACTATGAGAGTAGAAGATACAACTACATTTAAAGTTGGATTATTTAGTAACAAATATCTAAATATTTCATTTGTATTAGGTCTTGGATTACAAATATTATTAATTAATATACCAGCAGTTGCAAAAATATTTAGAGTACAATCTTTAGGATTATTTGACTGGGATGTTGTAATAATCTTAGCTATAATTCCATTTATAGTTAATGAATTAATCAAAGTGTTTATTAAATTTAAAAAATAGTTAGAAAGGAGCTGAATCTATGAAAAAAATGATTTTTATCTTGTCTTTAATATTAATTTCATGTTCAAAAAATGAACCTGAAAACAATGATGTTAAAGTAATGGACCCTAATGGGATAGAAGTAGAAATTGTTAGTGTAGATTCAGCTCATCTTACTAAAATATTAGATGGAAATCTAGATGATAAAAATAACAAATTTTTTAGTGAAGCCGAACTTAAAAAATTTAATGAGAAAAATATAGATGCCAATCAATTATTAAAATATATTGATGAGGCTGAAAATGGTGATCCTAATGCTATAAATTCTTTATCATATATATACTATTTATTGGGAGAAAATGATAAATTAAAAGAAGTTTTAGAGTTAGGACTTAAGTATAATGTAAAGGAAGCTATATTTAATTTAGCCCTATTAGAGATGGAAAACAAAAATTTTGAGAAAGCTATTATCTGTTTTGAAAAACTTCCATCAGATTATAAAAAAAGTGAAATTGAAAACTTTAAATCAGGTATTTATTTAAATACTGCTTCAATTGCATTAAAAAGAAATGATTACGATAAAGGATTATCTAATCTAATTAAAGCATATAATATGGGGATAAAAGAATTGGATTATGAAATTGCCAATATTTATAGAATAAAGGGTGATGAAGATAATTTAGTTAAATGGTTAAAAATTTCCTCAGAATCAAAAAATATAGAAGCAAAAAAATCATTAGCAGAAATTTACTATTTTAAAGGTGATTTAACAGGAGCTTTAAAGCTTTATCATGAAATATATCAAGCTGGTGAAGTTGATTATGCACAACATCTATATTTTGCATATTTAAAACTATTAAACAATCAGGAAGCTTTAAAATGGTATAAGATATCGAGAAATTTAGGTTTAGTAGATAAAAATCCTGAACTTGAAAAACTTAAAGGTTTCTATAATAATTAAAGAGGTAAAAATGAAAAAAATATTATTAAGTATATTACTCTCTTATGTTTCTTTTGCTTTTTCTGCAAAATTATCAAGTAATTTAAATGAAGAGATGACAGGAGTACTTACAAGAGATTATAGGACATATAAAAGTATGTATATAGGAGATAGTGAGTATAATAAATACTATTCATATAACGAAACTAGTACTAGACCTTTGGCATCAGTTACAAAACTTATGACAGCAACAGTGATATTTGATGAAATAAATGAAGGTAAATATACTTTAAATACAAAAGTAAGAGTAGATAAGGAAGCATCTAAAGTTCCATATGGAGTGGTATTAAAAGAAAATAAGATATATACAATAGAAGAATTACTTCATCTATTAATGATAAATTCTTCTAATTCTGCAGCTTATCAGCTTGCTCTTTTTTCTTCAAATGGAAATGTTGATAATTTTGTAAAAAAAATGAATAAAAAAGCTAAACAATTAGGACTTAGATCTTTAAGATTTAATACGCCTCATGGATTGCCACCTGTAGATACAAATAGAGGGATGGATGTAGGAAATGCAAGAGATATATATTTATTAGCGTTAAATGCTTTAAGTAATGAAAAATTACTTGAAATTTCTAGTAAATATACTTATGAGACATCAGATGGAATTAAGATTAAATCAACTAACTCTTTGGTAAAATTAGAAGAGGTTTCTGGATTAAAAACAGGATTCCATAGAAGAGCAGGATACAATATAGTTTATTTAATTAATAATGGAGATGAAAAAATCATACAAGTAATTTTAGGCTCAAATAGTACAAGTAATAGAGAAAAACTTGGATTAAAAACTTTAGAATTAATGAAAGAGAGTGATAAATAATGAAACCATATTTATTTAAAATTGGTAATTTTGAAATTAGAATTTACTCATTAATGTATATTATAGCTTTATTTACAGCAATATTTATTGCAAAAAGAGATGATGTTGCTGAAAAAAGAGGAGTAAAGAAAAATATTATTGAAGATTATGCATATTTTGCAATAATAAGTGGATTAATTGGTGCAAGACTTTATTATGTATTACTTAAATGGGGATACTATAGTCAAAACTTATCAGAAATAGTAAAAGTATGGCATGGAGGACTTGCAATACATGGAGGTATTATTGGAGGTATAATAGGTACAATAATATTTGCTAAAATGAAAAATGTTGATACATTAGTATTAATGGATATGGCAGTAGGGCCATTAATTTTAGGACAAGGTTTAGGTAGAATAGGAAATTTAGCTAATGGAGAAATTCATGGTTTTCCTACAATTACACCATTTTCTGTAATTTTAAAAGGTAATTTTACAACGTGGTGGCAAGAATTTAATGCTATGCCTTTATTAAAACAATTAGAATTTAAAGAATTAGTACCATGGGGAATTACTTTCCCATTAGATACACCAGCAGGACAAGAATTTCCAAATATGAAATTACACCCTGCTATGATATATGAAATGATATTAAATTTCATAGCATTCTATATCATATGGTTTGTATTTAGAAAGAAAGAATACTCAAGAGGTATACTAACTATGATATATATTGTTACCTATGGAATAATTAGAATTATTGTTTCAACATTTAGAGCTGAAGATTTACTAGTTGCAGGAATTAGAGCTCCATATATTATTAGTGCAGTAATGATAATTGTTGGTATAGCAGGAATAGCATATATTAAATCAAAAAAAGAAGTTAAATAAGGAAGGGATAAAATATGAGAAGTTTATCAGGAATACAACCTAGTGGAGTACTGCATCTAGGTAACTATTTTGGAGCATTAAAACAATTTGTTGATTTACAAGATAAATATGAAGGACTATACTTTGTAGCTGATTATCATTCACTAACAAGTCAAATAGATCCAGAAATTTTAAGAACACAAAGTATGAATGTTGTTATGGACTATATTGCAGCAGGACTTGATCCTAAAAAATCTACAATATTTTTACAATCATCTATACCACTACATACAGAACTTATGTGGATATTATCAAACCTTACACCTATGGCTTTACTTGAAAGAGGACATGCTTACAAGGATAAGGTTGCAAAAGGGATAAAAGCAAATGTTGGATTATTTAATTATCCAGTATTAATGGC
This Streptobacillus canis DNA region includes the following protein-coding sequences:
- the pnp gene encoding polyribonucleotide nucleotidyltransferase — translated: MFDKKVYILDVAGKEVKVETGEIARQAGGSVVVTKGGTTVLVTTTRSKEVKDGQDFFPLTVDYIEKFYATGKFPGGFIKRESKPSTEEILISRLIDRPIRPLFPEGFFNAVHVVINVISYDGINMPEDIATIGVSFALGLSDIPFSGPVAGVTVGYMNGEYVINPDKAQRDNMDIYLSVAGTKTAITMVEAGANEVTEEEMLNAIMLGHEAIKNICEQQEAILNTLGVQKMEFAGISYDERVTTFLDKYQGDLKNAILVPGKLEKYEAIDNLCDSLLSSFKLEIAKEMLAKEKTDEERLLELIGENKTKSMDELVKEFKKYYHDLEKKIVRELIIFDKYRADGRKIDEIRPLNTQIDVLPMPHGSALFTRGETQALVVATLGSKEDEQIIDGMEGEYNKKFFLHYNFPPFSVGEAGFMRAPGRRELGHGNLAERALKAVMPSVDDFPYTVRVVSEITESNGSSSQASICGGSLALMAAGVPIRGTVAGIAMGLIKEEENFTVLTDIQGLEDHLGDMDFKVAGTKKGITAIQMDIKIEGINKEIMEIALTQAHKGRMHIIDVMEATIPAPRPNLPENAPKIINLRIDPGKIAALIGPAGKVIKSIIEETGVKIDVEDDGRVAIFGIDQAMMERAFELVNQYTLTVELDKVYKGRITKLAKFGAFVELAPGTEGLLHISEISHKRIKQVEDVLNVDDMVDVKVIAIEDNNKFSLSMKALIEKETEEVKEEKVNEGE
- the pgsA gene encoding CDP-diacylglycerol--glycerol-3-phosphate 3-phosphatidyltransferase, translated to MLNKMNLPNKLTIVRIILTPILLLLMLFKYEGNHGTFSAVMLHVLVVLLFAGIALTDFFDGYIARRDNLVTNFGKLLDPIADKVFVFSVLIVLVKYNLLSIWLVLILLTREFVVVAIRMVILENGGEVVAASSSAKLKTATQMIALLFAIMFPFGKIVNSIVLLPAVVFSIISMIEYYDLVKKYIGEDI
- a CDS encoding cation-translocating P-type ATPase, producing the protein MEFKQSIEEVLKNQEVDRNLGLTEAEAARRLEKYGENKLEEGKKKTLLARFVDQLKDVLIYVLIVASILNVIAHYPDGFTEAGIILMVVLINAVVGVVQEAKAEKTLEALKKLSSPKAVVKREGKIYEIDSKYLVPGDILVIDAGRYIPADLRLIETQNLQVEESAFTGESHVVTKDADFMTDQDTLPMGDKLNLAYSSTLATYGRGEGIVISTGMNTEIGKIAKALNSDEDSTTPLQKKLDKLGKTLGYIAIVVCIVIFGLGVIQGRGAVEMMITAVSLAVAAIPEGLVAIVAIVLSTGVTRMSKNKAIVKRLPAVETLGSVNVICSDKTGTLTQNKMTVVKEYSMDNSELLMKGLSLCSDATTTVGDPTEIALVVYAEKHGYTKEDLNNQYKRVNEYAFDSDRKLMSTLHENGNEYISFTKGAIDNILNICKYIKIGNEVVEITEEHKVQILEKSIEMSNDALRVLGLGYKDSPVYLESEDLENNLTLVGIVGMIDPPREEVKASILTAQKAGIKVVMITGDHKNTAVAIAKELNIAKDISESITGPEIDKLDKEYFYENVEKYSVFARVSPEHKVNIVEALKLKGNVVSMTGDGVNDAPSLKKADIGVAMGITGTDVSKGASDMILLDDNFTTIVKAVEEGRNIYNNIKKTIMFLLSCNLGEVICIFFATLLGLPIPLVATQLLWINLVTDTLPAISLGLDPGNKMVMNEKPRSPKESFFARGAATRALVGGTLIGLFTLLAFYIGLREEGFTTLAQIRTLSEGDSALTHARTMAFIVLTVSQLFYSYTMRVEDTTTFKVGLFSNKYLNISFVLGLGLQILLINIPAVAKIFRVQSLGLFDWDVVIILAIIPFIVNELIKVFIKFKK
- a CDS encoding tetratricopeptide repeat protein, whose product is MKKMIFILSLILISCSKNEPENNDVKVMDPNGIEVEIVSVDSAHLTKILDGNLDDKNNKFFSEAELKKFNEKNIDANQLLKYIDEAENGDPNAINSLSYIYYLLGENDKLKEVLELGLKYNVKEAIFNLALLEMENKNFEKAIICFEKLPSDYKKSEIENFKSGIYLNTASIALKRNDYDKGLSNLIKAYNMGIKELDYEIANIYRIKGDEDNLVKWLKISSESKNIEAKKSLAEIYYFKGDLTGALKLYHEIYQAGEVDYAQHLYFAYLKLLNNQEALKWYKISRNLGLVDKNPELEKLKGFYNN